From Streptomyces sp. NBC_00370, a single genomic window includes:
- a CDS encoding alpha-mannosidase, translating into MSHPALARPSWWDSTMARDILRDRGVSATGVLGGHQVRLSAEPLLRHDGDGGLLQSVRVAADRPVTRARVTTASGTALRCDIVEGPGDDTRLLVPEVASPTPVLVELPELAAGESVEVLLTPQRHWTLHLVQHAHLDIGYTDPQGTVLAEGRAYLDSLLELCRATDDWPDEAKFRWAVEGFLSYENWSANRPPEQVAEFLRRVREGRIELTALPFNLHSETCSTDELHELLRPMREVRERHGIDINTAMQTDVPGQVVGLPDVLADSGIRYLSVAHNWAGRAVPHRVGGQDLPRLFRWQGPGGRSVLVWRTDTPHGLAYMEGSILGFDESFDRVDDLLPHYLSALATHQYPHEGRGIPGFPVLDEEFKGDPYPWDVLHLRVLGKFADNGPPRRIIADTVRRWNEEWAFPALRTSRNEDFFADAEARLGDKLETFEGDWSDWWVDGVGAGAVPLAATRDGQAALADAQTVGGYAEILQASDLQASGGAAITAGAPPVYRAASLFNEHTWGAGDPWTHGDHGHASGERQWHWKYAQALRAHDDAGTLLDGAGAALGSRLAPRTGTLAGYYITNTCSWRRSETVRLFLPESTVPLADHVRVVDSRDGSPLEHTEEPQSNQLHRAAGRFLVFPLTGVPANGAVRVDILPAGAAPPAATDHDGPTVLENEFLRVRVDLRTAAIASIRDKATGRELVRQDATVGFNGYLYDEYATAGGFNHQSSKTTADGSMHLLASRRTAPPAALVERYSDATGETLVYECVPAGTERLRVRVHLPRAAARIDLENRIGKAATLTKESAFFAFPFAMEDPVVRMEATGGVTGTGLPTVPGSARHMRAVRRWVSFQEGETVAAVATQDAPLIQLGGIAIPYAPYPQSLAQEEPGTLFSWVHNNIWDTNFPSQQAFDHVFRYSVAFTASASPAGPELGMRTAAVGSRPLLAVRAKGAPTDEPGTGFALLTLGDPRVRVAGLTVPASGQVLVRLQSFAEEPVACRLTPGFPVRSAAAADYLAATGEELERDADGAVVVRVPRLGTTAVLLTVEAAALD; encoded by the coding sequence ATGTCCCACCCCGCTCTCGCCCGTCCCTCGTGGTGGGACTCCACCATGGCTCGCGACATCCTCCGTGACCGCGGTGTGTCGGCCACCGGTGTGCTCGGCGGACACCAGGTACGGCTCTCGGCCGAACCCCTGTTGCGCCATGACGGTGACGGGGGGCTGCTCCAGTCCGTACGGGTGGCGGCGGACCGTCCCGTCACCCGGGCCCGGGTCACCACCGCGTCCGGGACCGCGCTGCGCTGCGATATCGTCGAGGGCCCCGGCGACGACACCCGGCTGCTGGTGCCGGAGGTGGCGTCGCCGACCCCGGTCCTCGTGGAACTCCCCGAACTGGCCGCGGGGGAGAGCGTCGAGGTGCTGCTGACGCCGCAGCGGCACTGGACCCTGCATCTGGTCCAGCACGCCCATCTCGACATCGGGTACACCGACCCGCAGGGCACCGTCCTCGCCGAGGGCCGCGCGTATCTCGACTCCCTGCTCGAACTGTGCCGTGCGACGGACGACTGGCCCGACGAGGCGAAGTTCCGCTGGGCGGTCGAGGGATTCCTCAGCTACGAGAACTGGTCGGCGAACCGGCCGCCCGAGCAGGTCGCCGAGTTCCTCCGGCGGGTCCGCGAAGGGCGGATCGAGCTGACGGCCCTGCCTTTCAACCTGCACTCCGAGACCTGCTCGACCGATGAACTGCATGAACTGCTGCGCCCGATGCGGGAGGTGCGGGAGCGGCACGGCATCGACATCAACACCGCGATGCAGACGGACGTGCCGGGACAGGTCGTCGGCCTGCCGGACGTGCTCGCGGACAGCGGCATCCGCTATCTGTCGGTGGCCCACAACTGGGCCGGACGCGCGGTGCCGCACCGGGTGGGCGGGCAGGATCTGCCGCGGCTCTTCCGCTGGCAGGGGCCCGGCGGACGCAGCGTACTGGTGTGGCGTACGGACACCCCGCACGGTCTCGCCTACATGGAGGGATCGATCCTCGGCTTCGACGAGTCCTTCGACCGCGTCGACGACCTGCTGCCCCACTACCTCTCGGCGCTGGCCACCCACCAGTATCCGCACGAGGGCCGGGGCATCCCCGGATTCCCTGTCCTCGACGAGGAGTTCAAGGGCGACCCCTATCCCTGGGACGTGCTGCACCTGCGGGTCCTCGGCAAGTTCGCCGACAACGGTCCGCCGCGCAGGATCATCGCCGACACCGTCCGCAGGTGGAACGAGGAATGGGCGTTCCCCGCCCTGCGCACCTCACGCAACGAGGACTTCTTCGCCGATGCCGAGGCGCGGCTCGGGGACAAGCTCGAAACCTTCGAGGGCGACTGGAGCGACTGGTGGGTGGACGGAGTCGGCGCCGGCGCCGTCCCGCTCGCCGCCACCAGGGACGGACAGGCGGCCCTGGCCGACGCCCAGACGGTGGGCGGTTACGCGGAGATCCTCCAGGCATCCGACCTCCAGGCATCCGGCGGTGCGGCGATCACGGCGGGCGCGCCGCCGGTGTACCGGGCCGCATCCCTGTTCAACGAACACACCTGGGGCGCCGGCGACCCCTGGACGCACGGCGACCACGGCCATGCCTCCGGCGAACGGCAGTGGCACTGGAAGTACGCGCAGGCCCTGCGGGCGCACGACGACGCCGGGACGCTGCTCGACGGCGCGGGCGCCGCGCTCGGCTCCCGGCTCGCCCCGCGCACCGGGACCCTGGCCGGCTACTACATCACCAACACGTGCAGTTGGCGGCGGTCGGAGACGGTACGGCTGTTCCTGCCCGAGAGCACCGTCCCGCTGGCGGACCACGTCCGGGTGGTCGACTCCCGGGACGGCTCCCCGCTGGAGCACACGGAGGAGCCCCAGAGCAACCAGTTGCACCGGGCGGCCGGCCGCTTCCTGGTCTTCCCGCTGACCGGCGTGCCTGCCAACGGCGCGGTACGCGTGGACATCCTGCCGGCCGGCGCCGCGCCGCCGGCCGCCACGGACCATGACGGACCGACCGTGCTGGAGAACGAGTTCCTGCGGGTACGGGTGGACCTGCGGACGGCCGCCATCGCGTCGATCCGTGACAAGGCGACCGGCCGCGAACTCGTCCGCCAGGACGCCACGGTCGGCTTCAACGGATACCTCTACGACGAGTACGCGACGGCGGGCGGCTTCAACCACCAGTCCAGCAAGACCACGGCGGACGGGTCGATGCATCTGCTCGCCTCACGCAGGACGGCCCCGCCGGCCGCGCTCGTGGAGCGGTACTCCGACGCCACCGGCGAGACGCTTGTCTACGAGTGTGTGCCCGCGGGCACCGAGCGGTTGAGGGTGCGGGTGCATCTGCCGCGCGCGGCTGCCCGGATCGACCTGGAGAACCGGATCGGCAAGGCCGCGACGCTCACCAAGGAGAGCGCCTTCTTCGCCTTCCCCTTCGCCATGGAGGATCCGGTCGTACGGATGGAGGCGACGGGCGGTGTCACGGGTACCGGCCTGCCGACCGTGCCGGGCTCGGCGCGCCATATGCGCGCGGTCCGGCGCTGGGTGAGCTTCCAGGAGGGGGAGACGGTCGCGGCGGTGGCGACGCAGGACGCGCCGCTGATCCAGCTGGGCGGCATCGCGATCCCCTACGCTCCCTACCCGCAGTCGCTCGCCCAGGAGGAGCCGGGCACGCTCTTCTCCTGGGTGCACAACAACATCTGGGACACCAACTTCCCGTCCCAGCAGGCGTTCGACCATGTCTTCCGGTACAGCGTCGCCTTTACGGCATCCGCCTCACCGGCCGGGCCCGAACTCGGCATGCGGACGGCTGCCGTCGGGAGCCGCCCGCTGCTGGCCGTACGCGCGAAGGGAGCGCCGACGGACGAGCCCGGCACCGGGTTCGCGCTGCTGACGCTCGGCGACCCGCGGGTGCGGGTCGCCGGGCTGACCGTACCGGCGAGCGGGCAGGTGCTCGTACGACTCCAGTCGTTCGCCGAGGAGCCCGTCGCATGCCGGCTGACTCCGGGCTTCCCCGTCCGGTCGGCGGCGGCGGCCGACTATCTCGCCGCTACGGGCGAGGAGTTGGAGCGGGACGCGGACGGCGCCGTGGTGGTCCGGGTGCCGAGGCTGGGCACGACGGCGGTACTGCTCACCGTCGAGGCGGCTGCGCTGGACTGA
- a CDS encoding class I mannose-6-phosphate isomerase yields the protein MHQPRTYERNPRYPATGGTVVAGWAAAVADVPRTPAVLALDGPAALDWTATAEALADALRQRGDRVTVLDARTLWSAAAVERLCVPAADADPFFLPLAGFAMADLFDFAATGVPARPDEGVLLVFGPGAAVCSPDLVWWADLPKRYAEEAVAHGSLPLGVNLGRPGVPGELRSLFYTDWPVSDRHRDSLAPRIDRWVDLQNPRSPASLDGVALRDTLDALAQGPVRTRPFFNSTPWGGRWAARELGFTPAHGSTALGYELIAPEAGVLVGEDADAQVELPFQLLCELHPGQFLGEPVHRRFGTSFPIRFDYLDTIGGGNLSLHLHPREQYMREVFGWPYTQHETYYVTAHEPGARVFLGLRESMDVDVMRKEVRAAIDDGVPLRVEDHIQTHPSQAGQLFMIPAGTPHASGEGNLVLEISATPYLYPLRFYDWLRTSGSGAPRPLSYGHGFANLDSARRGDDVVKDLVQQPRTLREGEGWREELIGALPEMFYAVHRFVIDGPGPADDDTGGRFHILNVSAGGGVVVEYAEGHHHDLAFAETLTVPAGVGPYRLRPVGQGPVHVVKALVTEG from the coding sequence GTGCACCAGCCCCGCACCTATGAACGCAACCCCCGTTACCCCGCGACCGGTGGCACCGTCGTCGCCGGCTGGGCGGCGGCCGTGGCGGACGTACCCCGCACGCCGGCCGTTCTGGCGCTCGACGGCCCCGCCGCGCTGGACTGGACGGCGACCGCCGAGGCACTCGCGGATGCGCTGCGACAGCGCGGTGATCGGGTGACGGTCCTCGACGCCCGCACGTTGTGGTCGGCCGCGGCCGTGGAGCGGCTCTGCGTACCGGCCGCGGACGCCGACCCGTTCTTCCTGCCGCTCGCCGGGTTCGCCATGGCGGACCTCTTCGACTTCGCCGCCACCGGCGTCCCGGCCCGGCCCGATGAGGGCGTCCTGCTGGTCTTCGGACCCGGCGCCGCGGTGTGCTCACCGGATCTCGTGTGGTGGGCGGATCTGCCCAAGCGGTACGCGGAGGAAGCCGTCGCACACGGCAGCCTGCCGCTCGGGGTGAATCTCGGCAGGCCCGGCGTCCCCGGCGAGCTGCGCAGCCTCTTCTACACGGACTGGCCGGTAAGTGACCGGCACCGCGACTCCCTCGCCCCCCGGATCGACCGCTGGGTCGATCTGCAGAACCCGCGCTCCCCCGCGTCGCTGGACGGTGTCGCGCTGCGCGACACCCTGGACGCACTGGCCCAAGGGCCGGTCAGGACCCGTCCGTTCTTCAACTCCACGCCGTGGGGCGGCCGGTGGGCCGCGCGGGAACTGGGGTTCACCCCCGCACACGGCAGCACCGCCCTCGGCTACGAGCTGATCGCCCCCGAAGCGGGCGTACTCGTCGGCGAGGACGCTGACGCGCAGGTCGAGCTGCCGTTCCAGCTGCTGTGCGAACTGCATCCCGGGCAGTTCCTCGGTGAGCCCGTGCACCGCCGCTTCGGCACGTCGTTCCCCATCCGCTTCGACTATCTGGACACGATCGGCGGCGGCAACCTCTCGCTGCACCTCCACCCTCGCGAGCAGTACATGAGGGAGGTCTTCGGGTGGCCCTACACCCAGCACGAGACGTACTACGTGACGGCGCACGAACCCGGCGCCCGGGTGTTCCTCGGTCTGCGGGAGAGTATGGACGTGGACGTCATGCGCAAGGAAGTGCGAGCGGCGATCGACGACGGTGTGCCGCTGCGGGTGGAGGACCACATCCAGACCCACCCGTCGCAGGCCGGACAGCTGTTCATGATTCCGGCCGGTACTCCGCACGCGTCCGGCGAGGGAAATCTCGTCCTGGAGATCAGCGCGACCCCGTACCTCTACCCACTGCGCTTCTACGACTGGCTGCGCACCTCGGGATCGGGGGCGCCCAGGCCGCTCTCGTACGGACACGGGTTCGCGAATCTCGACTCGGCGCGCCGGGGTGACGACGTGGTCAAGGACCTCGTGCAGCAGCCGCGGACGCTGCGCGAGGGCGAGGGCTGGCGGGAGGAGCTCATCGGCGCGCTGCCGGAGATGTTCTACGCCGTCCACCGCTTCGTGATCGACGGCCCCGGGCCCGCCGACGACGACACCGGGGGGCGCTTCCACATCCTGAACGTGTCGGCGGGCGGCGGTGTGGTGGTGGAGTACGCCGAAGGACACCACCACGACCTGGCGTTCGCCGAGACCCTGACCGTCCCCGCGGGTGTCGGCCCCTACCGGCTGCGTCCGGTCGGCCAGGGCCCGGTCCACGTCGTCAAGGCGCTGGTGACCGAGGGATGA
- a CDS encoding carbohydrate ABC transporter permease, with translation MTTGRTSARRISAGTVVRNTTLVVISLLWAVPTWLLVVNALVPASQYGGAPHWLPHGGFGLFDNMSQAWTKARLGPAMGNSLLYSVTSAAAAIVVATTAAFATVIMPVRRKALWFWLIYSGTLLPLQVFLRPLFLAYANTGLYDAQIGLFLVYVAVAIPFAYFIMRNFAQTLPAEVVEAARLDGASWWRVFWQIHVPLSKSAMVAAFVFQFVAVWNDLLFGITLSTSRNIRPIMAALAELQGNYSNVGPPVVLGGALLVSLPTVVLFFSAQRFFVSSLKLG, from the coding sequence ATGACCACAGGCCGCACCTCCGCACGCCGTATCTCGGCGGGCACCGTCGTCCGCAACACGACCCTGGTGGTCATCTCGCTCCTCTGGGCCGTGCCGACCTGGCTCCTGGTGGTGAACGCGCTGGTGCCGGCGTCCCAGTACGGCGGCGCACCGCACTGGCTGCCGCACGGCGGCTTCGGTCTCTTCGACAACATGTCGCAGGCGTGGACCAAGGCCCGCCTCGGGCCCGCCATGGGCAACAGCTTGCTCTACTCGGTGACCAGCGCGGCGGCCGCGATCGTCGTCGCCACGACCGCCGCCTTCGCCACCGTCATCATGCCGGTCAGACGCAAGGCGCTGTGGTTCTGGCTGATCTACTCCGGCACCCTGCTGCCGCTCCAGGTCTTCCTGCGGCCACTGTTCCTGGCGTACGCCAACACCGGGCTCTACGACGCCCAGATCGGTCTGTTCCTGGTGTACGTGGCGGTCGCCATCCCGTTCGCCTACTTCATCATGCGCAACTTCGCCCAGACGCTCCCCGCCGAGGTCGTCGAGGCGGCGAGGCTCGACGGCGCCTCGTGGTGGCGCGTCTTCTGGCAGATCCATGTGCCGCTGTCGAAGTCCGCGATGGTCGCCGCTTTCGTCTTCCAGTTCGTCGCCGTCTGGAACGACCTGCTCTTCGGCATCACCCTCTCCACCAGCAGGAACATCCGGCCGATCATGGCGGCCCTGGCCGAACTGCAGGGCAACTACTCCAATGTCGGACCGCCGGTGGTGCTCGGCGGTGCGCTGCTCGTCTCGCTGCCGACGGTCGTCCTCTTCTTCTCCGCCCAGCGCTTCTTCGTCAGCAGCCTGAAGCTCGGCTGA
- a CDS encoding carbohydrate ABC transporter permease yields MTSSLDQRPTPTSGPAAARGAASAGPARPRTPRRTRDRLAGAGFLAPAVLLVAALLLVPFVVTLYRSFFSDGRVSGFTWFSNYGLFFSDPVLVKSIENTLMWVVGTVALPLVLGLGIAMLTNGSGWTRVARLLVVLPYAISGSAVAVVWNFVLNTDGAANQALTSLGLGSFAQGWLLEWPGNTLVMIVASTWQSTGVAVILFLVGLQTIPPETLEAASLDGADGWRRFRYVVLPQLKTVSVIVVGSSLVNGLKSFDLIWVLTQGGPGRNSETLAVSMYQETFLALRPGAGAAVAVVLTVIVLLASWLYLRRQLTPKGA; encoded by the coding sequence ATGACATCGTCCCTCGACCAGCGGCCGACGCCGACGAGCGGACCCGCGGCGGCGCGCGGGGCCGCGTCCGCGGGACCCGCCCGCCCGAGGACGCCACGCCGGACGCGGGACCGGCTGGCCGGCGCCGGATTCCTCGCCCCCGCCGTCCTGCTCGTCGCCGCCCTGCTGCTCGTACCGTTCGTGGTCACCCTCTATCGCAGCTTCTTCAGCGACGGGCGGGTCTCGGGCTTCACCTGGTTCAGCAACTACGGGCTGTTCTTCAGCGATCCGGTGCTGGTCAAGTCCATCGAGAACACGCTGATGTGGGTCGTCGGCACGGTCGCCCTGCCGCTGGTCCTGGGGCTCGGGATCGCCATGCTGACCAACGGCTCCGGGTGGACGAGAGTGGCGCGGCTGCTGGTGGTCCTGCCGTACGCGATCTCCGGATCGGCCGTCGCCGTCGTGTGGAACTTCGTCCTGAACACCGACGGCGCCGCCAACCAGGCCCTCACCTCGCTGGGGCTGGGGTCCTTCGCCCAGGGCTGGCTGCTGGAGTGGCCGGGCAACACCCTGGTGATGATCGTCGCCAGCACCTGGCAGTCGACCGGAGTGGCCGTCATCCTCTTCCTGGTCGGCCTGCAGACCATCCCGCCGGAGACCCTGGAGGCGGCTTCGCTCGACGGAGCCGACGGCTGGCGCAGATTCCGCTACGTCGTCCTGCCGCAGCTGAAGACCGTCTCCGTGATCGTCGTCGGCAGCAGCCTGGTCAACGGTCTCAAGTCCTTCGACCTGATCTGGGTGCTCACCCAGGGCGGTCCCGGGCGGAACTCCGAGACGCTCGCCGTCTCGATGTACCAGGAGACGTTCCTCGCGCTGCGGCCGGGAGCCGGCGCGGCGGTCGCCGTCGTACTCACCGTCATCGTGCTGCTCGCCTCGTGGCTGTACCTGCGGCGCCAGCTGACCCCGAAAGGCGCCTGA
- a CDS encoding glycoside hydrolase family 76 protein, with protein MVKTTARAALALAVLCGALCAAPAANAAGTADTRAADPWAKRAASAYDALQRNLYQGAGQHGLYLEKFPQQTGDNAHSYLWSLREAAAATVDMAALPGTGQRYAADAAERFDAVQLYFDPRDGRPGYDSYLPAPLGQGGDVFYDDNSVVGLSLLDQYHATGDPTYLDRAVGAFDIVSRGWDDDPAKNCPGGMDWVDSTSNNMRAANVTGLAAELAAELYQVKHESRFLGSAKKWYGWNADCLRQAPGLYSNSLGDDGTVNTTLWTYNSGAMIGTATTLYRATGDRGYLKRAVDDAQGSLAYWKQGTRLHDQPAIFNAIYFDNLQKLNEVRPDPAYREAAGSYAAQTWHENRDPADGLFRFQPSGGGDYDPAAPAETLEQSAMVQIFAGLATHSS; from the coding sequence ATGGTGAAGACAACAGCCCGTGCCGCCCTCGCTCTCGCCGTGCTGTGCGGAGCGCTCTGCGCCGCCCCGGCGGCGAACGCGGCGGGTACCGCGGACACCCGCGCGGCGGACCCGTGGGCGAAGCGGGCCGCGAGCGCCTACGACGCGCTCCAGCGCAACCTCTACCAGGGCGCCGGGCAACACGGCCTGTACCTGGAGAAGTTCCCGCAGCAGACAGGTGACAACGCACACTCCTACCTGTGGTCGCTGCGCGAGGCGGCAGCGGCGACCGTCGACATGGCGGCGCTCCCGGGGACCGGGCAGCGGTACGCCGCCGACGCGGCCGAACGCTTCGACGCCGTCCAGCTGTACTTCGACCCCCGCGACGGCAGGCCGGGTTACGACTCCTACCTGCCGGCGCCGCTCGGCCAGGGCGGCGACGTCTTCTACGACGACAACTCCGTCGTCGGCCTCTCGCTGCTGGACCAGTACCACGCCACGGGTGACCCGACGTACCTCGACCGCGCCGTGGGAGCCTTCGACATCGTCAGCCGGGGCTGGGACGACGACCCGGCGAAGAACTGCCCGGGCGGCATGGACTGGGTGGACTCCACCAGCAACAACATGCGCGCCGCCAACGTCACCGGGCTCGCGGCCGAACTGGCCGCCGAGCTCTACCAGGTGAAGCACGAGAGCCGCTTCCTCGGCAGTGCGAAGAAGTGGTACGGGTGGAACGCCGACTGTCTGCGCCAGGCCCCCGGCCTCTACAGCAACAGTCTCGGTGACGACGGCACCGTCAACACGACCCTGTGGACGTACAACTCGGGCGCGATGATCGGGACCGCCACCACCCTCTACCGTGCCACCGGCGACCGGGGCTACCTCAAGCGCGCGGTGGACGACGCCCAGGGGTCGCTGGCCTACTGGAAGCAGGGCACCCGGCTGCACGACCAGCCGGCGATCTTCAACGCCATCTACTTCGACAACCTCCAGAAGCTCAACGAGGTCAGGCCCGACCCGGCCTACCGGGAGGCCGCGGGCAGCTACGCGGCGCAGACCTGGCATGAGAACCGGGACCCCGCCGACGGCCTGTTCCGGTTCCAGCCGTCGGGCGGCGGCGACTACGACCCCGCAGCGCCCGCCGAGACCCTCGAACAGTCCGCGATGGTGCAGATCTTCGCCGGGCTGGCCACGCACAGCTCCTGA
- a CDS encoding ROK family protein, with amino-acid sequence MSDVPVLEIGGTHVTAALVDTVSWEPVASSVVRRPVPAQAAADDTLDAVAAVSDGLGAGPGARWGVAVPGPFDYAKGIGRFRGIGKFESLDGVDVGAGLLARLLPRPGAISFLNDADAFAVGEYRAGAARGHDRAVCITLGTGIGSSFLAAGRPLTEGPGVPPEGRVHRLTVDGLPLEEVVSRRAVRARHASLTGRHDPELDVRDIAALARDGEQSAVRTLQECFGALGRALAPWCTAFRPGVLVFGGSMTASWDVIGPAVRAGLGAAGAPAAVLVRTARRPAHAPLIGAAHWALRHTAGPAAVRT; translated from the coding sequence ATGAGTGACGTGCCCGTGCTGGAGATCGGCGGTACCCATGTGACGGCGGCCCTGGTGGACACCGTCTCCTGGGAGCCGGTGGCGTCCAGCGTCGTCCGCCGCCCGGTGCCCGCGCAGGCCGCGGCCGACGACACCCTCGACGCCGTCGCCGCCGTCTCGGATGGTCTCGGCGCCGGGCCCGGCGCCCGTTGGGGAGTCGCCGTACCGGGCCCCTTCGACTACGCGAAGGGGATCGGCCGGTTCCGTGGCATCGGCAAGTTCGAGTCACTGGACGGTGTCGACGTGGGCGCGGGACTGCTGGCGCGGCTGCTGCCGCGCCCCGGCGCGATCAGCTTCCTCAACGACGCCGACGCCTTCGCCGTCGGCGAGTACCGGGCGGGCGCCGCCCGCGGACATGACAGGGCCGTGTGCATCACGCTGGGCACCGGGATCGGTTCCTCGTTCCTGGCCGCCGGGCGTCCGCTGACCGAGGGGCCCGGAGTGCCGCCCGAGGGCAGGGTCCACCGGCTGACCGTCGACGGGCTGCCCCTGGAGGAGGTCGTCTCGCGCCGCGCGGTCCGGGCGCGTCACGCGTCGCTGACCGGCCGTCACGACCCGGAACTCGACGTGCGTGACATCGCGGCACTGGCCCGCGACGGCGAACAGAGCGCCGTCCGTACCCTCCAGGAGTGTTTCGGCGCGCTGGGCCGGGCGCTGGCGCCGTGGTGTACGGCGTTCCGGCCGGGTGTGCTGGTCTTCGGCGGATCGATGACCGCTTCCTGGGACGTGATAGGGCCCGCCGTACGGGCGGGACTCGGCGCGGCGGGAGCACCGGCGGCGGTCCTCGTCAGGACGGCACGGCGGCCCGCCCACGCGCCGCTGATCGGGGCGGCGCACTGGGCGCTGCGCCACACGGCGGGACCCGCCGCGGTACGGACCTAG
- a CDS encoding ABC transporter substrate-binding protein — MGSIGESTKGSPQPIRRRSLLAGLGAGAAVALAGGCARGDSTVALPGTTSLANDNATWDEGYTKAGRELKKLTGSSLRPLSNPNPTAYTQVTQISLQTTKATDLIKWGSGYNLKQLARTGQLSDLSAMWGAYERAGWVNKSLRDAMSYRGRVYGIPLYQSYYVLFYNTEVFRTHRLRPPETWEELLHNAEVLKKAGVTPFVATQSGNWPAYEWFQELISKVDPGFYTELIAGRAKYTDPQAVKAMHIWADFMRKGWMTAADFDQNNGPAALKTGKVGMFLHGSWQSQGLAAAGMKPGAGFDAFVLPPVDPGTPRSVITESGVLAVPKKAVSHKAAMDNAANWLNPAVQRVWTDFLQDGSANPTTRPGNPVVAHLQQRARSEGWTQLPRYGESGPPNLIQGNTNDLGAFMTQAMSPEATLRSMAGRAAKEWAAWNKDES; from the coding sequence ATGGGATCAATCGGCGAGTCGACGAAGGGGTCGCCTCAACCGATCCGACGCCGCAGTCTGTTGGCCGGCCTCGGGGCCGGCGCCGCCGTCGCGCTGGCCGGCGGCTGCGCTCGGGGCGACAGCACGGTGGCGCTCCCCGGCACCACGTCCCTCGCCAACGACAACGCGACCTGGGACGAGGGATACACCAAGGCCGGACGGGAGTTGAAGAAGCTGACCGGCTCGTCGCTGCGTCCGCTGTCCAACCCCAACCCCACCGCCTACACGCAGGTCACCCAGATCTCCCTGCAGACGACCAAGGCCACCGACCTCATCAAGTGGGGATCGGGTTACAACCTGAAGCAGCTCGCCCGCACCGGCCAGCTCTCCGACCTGTCGGCGATGTGGGGCGCGTACGAGCGCGCGGGCTGGGTCAACAAGAGCCTGCGGGACGCCATGTCGTACCGGGGGCGGGTGTACGGGATACCGCTCTACCAGTCGTACTACGTGCTGTTCTACAACACGGAGGTCTTCCGCACCCACCGGCTGCGTCCCCCGGAGACCTGGGAGGAGCTGCTGCACAACGCGGAGGTACTCAAGAAGGCGGGCGTCACCCCCTTCGTCGCCACCCAGAGCGGCAACTGGCCCGCGTACGAGTGGTTCCAGGAACTCATCAGCAAGGTCGACCCGGGGTTCTACACGGAACTGATCGCCGGCCGGGCGAAGTACACCGATCCGCAGGCCGTGAAGGCCATGCACATCTGGGCCGACTTCATGCGCAAGGGCTGGATGACCGCCGCCGACTTCGACCAGAACAACGGTCCGGCCGCGCTGAAGACCGGCAAGGTCGGCATGTTCCTGCACGGCTCGTGGCAGTCCCAGGGACTGGCCGCCGCCGGTATGAAGCCGGGCGCCGGGTTCGACGCCTTCGTCCTGCCGCCCGTCGACCCGGGCACCCCCAGATCCGTCATCACCGAGTCCGGGGTGCTCGCCGTACCGAAGAAGGCCGTCTCCCACAAGGCCGCGATGGACAACGCGGCGAACTGGCTGAATCCGGCCGTTCAGCGGGTGTGGACCGACTTCCTCCAGGACGGCTCCGCCAACCCGACGACGCGCCCCGGCAATCCGGTCGTGGCCCATCTCCAGCAGCGGGCGCGCAGTGAGGGCTGGACCCAGCTGCCCCGGTACGGCGAGTCCGGCCCGCCCAACCTCATTCAGGGAAACACCAACGACCTGGGAGCCTTCATGACGCAGGCCATGTCACCCGAGGCCACGCTGCGCAGCATGGCGGGCCGGGCGGCCAAGGAGTGGGCGGCGTGGAACAAGGACGAGTCATGA